In Paenibacillus sp. 1781tsa1, one DNA window encodes the following:
- a CDS encoding flagellar motor protein MotB — MSRRSKRRGKRETIDHRDRWMITYADLITLLLIFFVIMYAMSNLDSGKYDVVTQSLQNTFNASDSILELGEGLGEKPGQTITETPPSGIQGEDSSKGEGNPSDSGTVTPDDDDKPLTEREEQFRSQEQELQNLFNVITQYIEDNKLENQIFVADKPQGLSITLSDRFLFDQGQAALKDGAAPTLSKLASLFRDLNTVVSIEGHTDNVPVGANSAYTDNWQLSGERALSVLRFFLDTEKLNPDSFQYAGYADTRPTGDNTTAAGRQKNRRVEITVLRQLQP, encoded by the coding sequence ATGAGTCGGCGCAGTAAACGGCGCGGAAAACGTGAAACTATCGATCATCGAGATCGCTGGATGATTACTTATGCCGATCTCATAACCCTGCTTTTGATCTTTTTTGTCATCATGTACGCCATGAGTAATCTGGATTCCGGTAAATATGACGTCGTTACCCAATCGTTACAAAATACATTCAATGCGTCCGACTCTATCCTTGAGCTTGGTGAAGGACTCGGTGAGAAACCTGGACAGACGATTACAGAGACTCCACCATCCGGAATTCAAGGGGAAGATTCTTCAAAAGGTGAAGGAAACCCTTCCGACTCCGGGACTGTAACGCCAGATGATGATGACAAGCCCCTCACAGAACGGGAAGAACAATTCAGATCACAGGAGCAGGAATTGCAAAATCTGTTCAATGTGATTACCCAATATATCGAGGATAATAAACTGGAAAATCAGATTTTTGTTGCGGACAAGCCACAGGGCCTATCCATTACACTTAGTGACCGCTTCCTGTTTGATCAGGGACAGGCCGCTCTGAAGGACGGTGCAGCACCAACACTCAGTAAACTTGCCAGCTTGTTCCGTGATCTAAATACCGTTGTCAGCATTGAGGGTCATACCGATAACGTTCCTGTCGGAGCAAACTCTGCCTATACCGATAACTGGCAGCTTTCCGGGGAACGTGCACTGTCTGTATTGCGATTTTTTCTGGATACAGAGAAACTTAACCCGGACAGCTTCCAGTATGCTGGATATGCGGATACTCGCCCAACGGGTGACAACACCACAGCGGCCGGAAGACAAAAGAACCGTCGGGTCGAAATAACTGTCTTGCGTCAACTCCAACCTTAA
- a CDS encoding molecular chaperone HscC, with the protein MTIIGIDLGTTNSLVSCWVNGESVIIPNALGNRLTPSVVSVDDNGEILVGEIARERLITHPEKTASVFKRYMGTNRTFSLGTYQFLPEELSSFVLKSLKADAEAYLGVEVTEAVISVPAYFNDTQRKATKRAGQLAGIKVDRLLSEPTAAAIAYGLHQQKPETKFLIFDLGGGTFDVSILELFDGIMEVKSVAGDNFLGGEDFTELITHWFLNHYQIQQNDLSDKTQMALWKQAELCKQALSEGREGTITLTLEDGVKEVSIDRTQFEQLAKPLLARLQKPVERALRDAAVQLDELDAVILVGGATRMPVIYSFTGKLFGRLPANYLHPDEAIAIGVGIQAAMKARHADVQEVILTDVCPYTLGISISKPLGEGRYESGIFDPIIERNTVVPVSRVQRYCTLRDNQTKITADVYQGESRLVENNIKLGELTINVPPAPEGEQAIDVRFTYDINGILEVEVSSVDTGEKKVAIIEEKESGLSHEEIAQRFKELESIKIHPRERMENRHLVARGERLYEESLAEQRMVILDAMLKFEEKLKQQEDREIKKEAEKLKVTLDEIENSHRLW; encoded by the coding sequence ATGACAATAATAGGAATAGATCTTGGAACAACAAATAGTTTGGTATCATGCTGGGTCAACGGGGAATCCGTTATTATCCCGAATGCTCTTGGGAATCGTTTGACACCTTCAGTGGTGAGTGTGGACGACAATGGGGAAATTTTAGTAGGGGAGATTGCCAGAGAGCGATTAATCACGCATCCAGAAAAAACAGCATCTGTATTTAAAAGATATATGGGAACAAACAGAACGTTTAGTTTGGGTACATATCAATTTTTGCCTGAAGAGTTATCCTCCTTTGTCTTGAAATCTTTGAAAGCGGATGCCGAAGCCTATTTAGGTGTTGAAGTAACAGAGGCTGTTATCAGTGTGCCAGCATATTTCAATGATACTCAGCGAAAAGCAACCAAACGTGCTGGACAACTGGCAGGAATTAAAGTCGATCGACTGCTCAGCGAACCAACCGCTGCAGCGATTGCGTATGGCCTGCATCAACAGAAACCAGAGACAAAATTCCTCATTTTTGACCTTGGAGGGGGGACCTTTGATGTATCCATCCTGGAATTGTTTGACGGAATTATGGAAGTGAAGTCAGTAGCAGGGGATAATTTTCTGGGAGGGGAGGATTTTACCGAACTGATTACGCATTGGTTTTTGAATCATTACCAAATTCAGCAGAATGATCTGTCTGACAAGACACAGATGGCGCTTTGGAAACAGGCAGAGCTATGCAAGCAGGCATTGAGCGAAGGGCGTGAAGGAACGATAACCTTGACACTTGAAGATGGTGTGAAAGAGGTGAGCATTGATCGCACCCAATTTGAACAGTTAGCGAAGCCGCTGCTTGCCAGGTTGCAAAAGCCTGTGGAACGTGCGCTCCGTGATGCCGCCGTGCAACTCGATGAATTGGATGCCGTTATTCTTGTTGGAGGAGCAACCCGCATGCCTGTAATCTACTCGTTTACGGGTAAATTGTTTGGCAGACTGCCAGCAAATTACTTGCATCCGGATGAAGCCATCGCCATTGGCGTAGGAATTCAAGCTGCTATGAAAGCCCGCCATGCGGATGTGCAGGAAGTTATTCTGACAGATGTATGTCCATATACTTTGGGGATTTCCATCTCGAAACCTTTAGGTGAAGGTCGATATGAATCGGGCATTTTTGACCCAATCATCGAACGGAATACGGTTGTTCCGGTAAGCAGGGTTCAACGTTACTGTACGTTAAGGGACAACCAAACTAAAATTACAGCTGATGTGTATCAAGGCGAAAGTCGCCTGGTCGAAAACAATATTAAACTTGGTGAACTGACGATTAATGTACCACCTGCACCGGAGGGGGAACAGGCTATAGATGTTCGCTTTACTTACGATATTAATGGCATCTTGGAAGTGGAAGTGTCTTCCGTGGATACGGGTGAAAAGAAAGTGGCGATCATAGAAGAGAAAGAAAGCGGTTTGTCCCACGAAGAGATTGCCCAACGTTTTAAAGAGTTGGAGTCTATCAAAATACATCCTCGTGAGCGGATGGAAAACCGGCATTTAGTGGCGCGTGGAGAACGCTTATACGAAGAATCTCTGGCAGAGCAACGTATGGTAATCTTAGATGCCATGTTGAAGTTTGAAGAGAAGTTAAAACAGCAAGAAGATCGTGAAATTAAGAAGGAAGCAGAAAAATTGAAAGTGACGTTGGATGAGATTGAAAATAGTCACCGATTATGGTGA
- a CDS encoding ABC transporter permease, with translation MNSLHIAWLMIRRTLGRKMGFITFLLLPCLVVTGAVALFGSEQSARTVIPYVNEDGGAAGAWMIQELAGNEEYLLKPMTNEAEVKEAIAQQKGSSGIIIPVHYTEDLLQGKPTEIQLVELLISESSYTLRAAVEGLTSGLQQSASAVKVAAGPVSSETDILSSTQKPFEQLLQEIGKHQVAGEVTALQIYPKPGLNNVTGFTIMFMMGLLTSAVAVIMEDRRKRTMARVYTAPVRAYEIALGNFLGSFVIGMIQIVIVLGVSRWLIHYDAGIPFGIHFLILAAFMLVSMGLASTVAGLIRNPKNANMLNSLVIMPTCMIGGCFWPISLMPDYMQKLANFVPQKWAIQAVETISAGGTLSDITLPLLILFGMATILLTVGSAILRPSQPGVEA, from the coding sequence ATGAATAGTCTACACATTGCCTGGTTGATGATTAGACGTACACTTGGCCGTAAAATGGGCTTTATTACGTTTCTGCTTCTGCCTTGCCTGGTGGTTACAGGAGCGGTTGCTCTCTTTGGAAGCGAGCAGAGTGCACGTACTGTTATTCCCTATGTCAATGAGGATGGAGGGGCAGCAGGAGCGTGGATGATTCAAGAACTTGCTGGCAACGAGGAGTACCTGCTCAAGCCGATGACAAACGAAGCAGAAGTGAAGGAAGCCATCGCTCAGCAAAAAGGAAGTTCTGGCATCATCATTCCGGTACATTATACGGAGGATCTGTTACAAGGAAAGCCAACCGAAATTCAATTGGTGGAACTGCTTATAAGTGAAAGTTCCTATACCCTCCGAGCAGCAGTTGAAGGTTTGACGAGCGGATTGCAACAATCTGCTTCAGCTGTTAAGGTGGCGGCAGGCCCTGTCTCAAGTGAGACTGATATACTGTCAAGCACACAGAAGCCATTTGAACAGCTTTTACAGGAGATCGGAAAACATCAGGTTGCTGGTGAAGTCACCGCTCTGCAGATCTATCCCAAGCCAGGCCTAAACAATGTGACTGGATTTACGATTATGTTTATGATGGGGCTGCTGACCAGTGCAGTGGCTGTGATCATGGAAGATCGCAGGAAACGTACGATGGCCAGAGTATACACGGCACCCGTCCGTGCGTATGAGATTGCGCTTGGTAATTTCCTGGGCAGCTTTGTCATTGGTATGATTCAGATTGTGATCGTTTTGGGAGTCAGCAGGTGGCTGATTCATTATGATGCCGGTATTCCTTTTGGCATTCATTTCCTGATCTTGGCAGCATTCATGTTGGTCTCTATGGGGCTCGCAAGTACCGTGGCAGGATTAATTCGTAATCCCAAAAATGCGAACATGCTGAATTCACTTGTCATTATGCCAACCTGCATGATAGGTGGTTGTTTCTGGCCAATCTCGTTGATGCCGGATTATATGCAAAAGCTCGCCAACTTTGTTCCGCAGAAATGGGCAATTCAGGCGGTGGAGACGATCTCTGCTGGCGGTACATTGTCGGATATCACATTGCCACTATTGATTTTGTTTGGCATGGCTACCATTTTGCTGACCGTAGGCTCTGCGATTCTGCGCCCTAGCCAGCCAGGAGTAGAGGCATAA
- a CDS encoding flagellar motor protein, which produces MDIATLIGIIAGIAAVISGFLWEGGQLSGLLQKTAALIVFGGTIAAVVASFPAHRLRTIPAALRMAFGRHNNESGIWVEELVEMSSIARRSGVLALERKVMDHPHPFLQDGIQMVVDGTDQDVVRQILEMEIDSIEQKHEGYAKIFESAGGYAPTMGIIGTVMGLIQVLGSLTDPTGLGPAIAVAFTATLYGVASANLVFLPIASKIKSRGADEVQTMEMLLEGVLAIQNGENPQLVRKRLESFTLTHRQHIRPLAKEGLDESAQ; this is translated from the coding sequence ATGGATATTGCGACACTTATCGGTATTATTGCCGGAATTGCCGCAGTCATTAGCGGTTTTTTGTGGGAAGGCGGCCAGTTGTCCGGTCTCCTGCAAAAAACGGCTGCTTTAATTGTATTCGGTGGAACGATTGCTGCTGTGGTTGCCAGTTTCCCGGCGCATCGCCTTCGTACGATTCCTGCTGCCCTGCGTATGGCTTTTGGACGTCACAATAATGAATCCGGTATATGGGTCGAAGAGTTGGTCGAGATGTCTTCGATCGCACGCCGCTCAGGTGTACTTGCATTAGAACGCAAGGTTATGGATCATCCGCATCCATTTTTGCAAGACGGTATTCAGATGGTTGTTGATGGTACCGATCAGGATGTGGTTCGGCAGATCCTGGAGATGGAAATTGACTCCATTGAACAGAAACATGAGGGGTATGCCAAAATATTCGAATCTGCTGGTGGTTATGCCCCAACCATGGGGATCATCGGAACCGTGATGGGACTTATTCAGGTACTTGGCAGTTTAACGGATCCAACCGGACTCGGTCCTGCCATCGCTGTTGCCTTTACAGCAACCCTGTATGGAGTCGCCAGTGCCAATCTTGTCTTTTTGCCCATTGCCTCCAAAATCAAATCCAGAGGTGCTGACGAAGTACAGACCATGGAAATGCTTCTTGAAGGTGTACTTGCCATTCAGAACGGTGAGAATCCCCAGCTTGTACGCAAAAGACTGGAGTCTTTCACCCTCACGCATCGTCAGCATATACGCCCCCTAGCAAAGGAGGGATTGGATGAGTCGGCGCAGTAA
- a CDS encoding ABC transporter permease — protein sequence MNIWHICIFELRRILKIRSVVLNLFILPLLLIFILGTALSSTMGTAEDVIPDAVRVGIIHLSTESGGESSTLNQALDTFVHSPAVAEMVKVQEFKTEEEVVHSLRTGKLDFAVMIPSDFEQNVMMGKEARLQWIRGKDSTLNTLGETLFTRFTDEWNRQMAITKVLGPEVIAAMVSSSETGAASSTNITVINPGKTGTAYSATQYYAASMLAMFMLYSGMTTSSSLFGERDNRTLIRLQAAPIGNGVIFAGKIAGNSLLAFLQATTIILMTSWFYGVDWGTHPWYIVLTCVFITLASMTLGVIVALVCKTTASASATIQGIIVAMTFISGGFMPIPIDFMQRISQFTVNHWALQSFLRMMLDAPVGEIVYNILMLGVVCAVLLLISGLIYRKAGYRYE from the coding sequence ATGAATATATGGCATATTTGCATCTTTGAATTGAGGCGTATTCTTAAGATTCGATCTGTGGTGTTAAACCTGTTCATTCTGCCGTTGTTACTGATTTTTATATTGGGCACGGCTCTTTCCAGTACGATGGGGACGGCGGAGGATGTTATTCCAGATGCTGTACGTGTGGGAATCATCCATTTGAGTACTGAATCTGGTGGAGAATCAAGTACGCTTAATCAAGCACTGGATACATTCGTTCATTCCCCGGCGGTAGCTGAGATGGTCAAAGTGCAGGAATTCAAGACAGAAGAAGAGGTTGTCCATTCGCTGCGTACCGGTAAGCTGGACTTTGCTGTCATGATTCCTTCGGATTTTGAGCAGAACGTGATGATGGGGAAAGAGGCCAGGTTACAGTGGATACGTGGAAAGGACAGCACACTCAATACCTTGGGTGAAACCTTGTTCACACGTTTTACGGATGAATGGAACCGACAGATGGCGATTACCAAAGTGCTCGGTCCGGAAGTAATTGCTGCGATGGTCTCTTCTTCGGAAACTGGAGCGGCAAGTTCCACCAACATCACTGTCATCAATCCTGGAAAAACAGGCACGGCCTACAGTGCCACCCAATACTATGCAGCATCCATGCTGGCGATGTTCATGTTGTACTCGGGTATGACAACAAGTAGCAGCCTTTTTGGAGAGCGGGATAACCGAACGTTGATCCGCCTTCAGGCTGCGCCGATAGGTAATGGAGTTATTTTCGCTGGCAAAATTGCAGGCAATAGTCTGCTCGCTTTTTTACAGGCAACGACGATTATCCTTATGACATCTTGGTTCTACGGTGTGGATTGGGGAACCCATCCTTGGTATATTGTGCTGACTTGTGTATTCATTACATTGGCATCCATGACTCTTGGCGTGATCGTGGCATTGGTATGCAAAACCACGGCATCGGCCAGCGCAACCATCCAAGGTATCATCGTTGCAATGACATTCATCAGCGGTGGGTTCATGCCTATCCCGATTGATTTTATGCAACGGATTAGCCAATTTACGGTTAACCACTGGGCGCTCCAGAGTTTTCTGAGAATGATGCTGGATGCACCAGTAGGAGAGATTGTATATAACATTCTGATGTTAGGCGTGGTATGCGCTGTATTACTGTTGATCTCAGGATTGATTTATAGAAAGGCAGGATACCGATATGAATAG
- the uvrB gene encoding excinuclease ABC subunit UvrB, with translation MSDIIMSDKTFEIESEFSPQGDQPAAIKELVKGVQEGKRYQTLLGATGTGKTFTIAQTIAQLQRPTLIIAHNKTLAAQLASEFKDFFPNNMVEYFVSYYDYFQPEAYIPSSDTYIEKDSSINEEIDKLRHAATSSLFERRDVIIVASVSCIYGLGSPHSYSSMLLSLRVGMEKPRNQILSRLVEIQYQRNDINFVRGTFRVRGDVVEIFPASKGEHAIRVELFGDEIEKITEIDVLTGELIGEREHIAIFPASHFVTQEETMKVALVNIERELEERLEVLREQGKLLEAQRLEQRTRYDIEMMKEVGFCSGIENYSGPLTFRERGDTPYTLMDYFPDDMLIVVDESHVTLPQIRAMYNGDQARKTVLVEHGFRLPSALDNRPLKFEEFEGKMDQIIYVSATPGPYEIEHTDTMVQQIIRPTGLLDPIIELRPTKGQIDDLIGEINDRIAKDERVLITTLTKKMSEDLTDYLKEVGIKVRYLHSEIKTLERMAILRDLRLGVFHVLIGINLLREGLDLPEVSLVAILDADKEGFLRSERSLIQTIGRAARNSEGRVILYGDKVTDSMDKAIKETERRRAIQIEYNEKHGITPQTIRKKVRDVIEATKVAESKKDYLTGAAEKMSKKDRQALIQRLEVEMKDAAKNLQFERAAELRDALLELRAE, from the coding sequence ATGAGCGATATTATAATGAGCGACAAAACGTTCGAAATCGAGTCAGAGTTTTCTCCCCAAGGTGATCAGCCTGCAGCCATTAAAGAATTGGTGAAGGGTGTTCAGGAGGGGAAGAGGTACCAGACACTGCTGGGTGCAACGGGTACGGGTAAGACGTTTACGATAGCCCAGACGATAGCCCAACTGCAACGTCCTACGCTGATTATTGCACACAACAAAACGTTGGCAGCGCAGCTTGCAAGTGAGTTCAAAGATTTTTTTCCTAATAACATGGTTGAGTATTTCGTCAGTTATTACGATTATTTTCAGCCAGAAGCATATATCCCGTCTTCCGATACGTATATCGAGAAGGATTCAAGCATTAATGAAGAGATCGACAAACTGCGGCACGCAGCGACAAGTTCGTTGTTTGAGCGCAGGGACGTCATCATTGTAGCGAGTGTTTCTTGCATCTATGGTTTGGGTTCACCGCACTCGTATTCAAGCATGTTGTTGTCACTTCGGGTAGGCATGGAGAAACCGCGGAATCAGATTTTATCCCGTCTGGTAGAAATCCAGTATCAGCGGAACGATATTAACTTTGTACGGGGTACGTTCCGTGTTCGTGGGGATGTTGTTGAGATTTTCCCTGCCTCCAAGGGTGAACATGCCATTCGTGTTGAATTGTTCGGTGATGAGATCGAGAAAATTACGGAGATTGATGTGTTAACCGGAGAACTGATTGGCGAACGTGAACATATTGCCATCTTCCCGGCGTCTCACTTCGTAACGCAAGAAGAGACGATGAAGGTTGCGTTGGTGAACATTGAGCGTGAACTGGAGGAGCGTCTTGAAGTGTTGCGTGAACAGGGGAAACTGCTGGAGGCACAGCGACTGGAGCAGCGCACACGGTATGATATCGAGATGATGAAGGAAGTCGGATTCTGTTCGGGGATTGAGAACTATTCCGGCCCATTGACTTTCCGTGAACGCGGCGATACTCCGTACACACTGATGGATTACTTCCCAGATGACATGTTGATCGTGGTCGATGAGTCTCACGTGACTCTGCCACAAATCCGTGCGATGTATAATGGTGACCAAGCGCGGAAGACAGTATTGGTTGAACATGGTTTCCGCCTGCCGTCAGCGCTGGATAATCGTCCACTCAAATTCGAAGAGTTCGAAGGCAAAATGGATCAGATTATCTATGTATCAGCCACACCGGGCCCATATGAGATTGAGCATACCGATACGATGGTGCAACAGATTATCCGTCCAACCGGATTGCTTGATCCAATCATTGAACTGCGTCCAACCAAGGGGCAGATTGATGACTTGATCGGTGAGATTAATGACCGGATTGCCAAAGACGAGCGTGTGTTAATTACAACATTAACGAAGAAGATGTCCGAGGACCTGACGGATTATCTGAAGGAAGTTGGAATCAAGGTTCGTTATCTGCACTCCGAGATCAAAACGTTGGAACGGATGGCGATTTTACGTGATTTAAGGTTGGGCGTTTTCCATGTCCTGATCGGAATCAACTTGCTCCGGGAAGGTCTCGATCTGCCCGAAGTATCCCTCGTCGCTATATTGGATGCGGATAAGGAAGGATTCCTGCGTTCCGAACGCTCACTGATCCAAACGATTGGTCGTGCAGCGCGGAACAGCGAGGGTCGTGTTATTCTATACGGTGACAAAGTGACGGATTCGATGGATAAGGCGATAAAGGAAACAGAACGTCGTCGTGCGATTCAGATTGAGTACAACGAGAAGCACGGAATTACACCGCAGACGATTCGCAAAAAAGTGCGTGATGTGATTGAGGCAACCAAAGTTGCCGAATCCAAGAAAGACTATCTCACAGGCGCAGCCGAGAAGATGTCGAAGAAAGACCGCCAGGCGCTTATTCAGCGCCTAGAGGTAGAGATGAAAGATGCAGCCAAAAACCTGCAGTTTGAGCGTGCTGCCGAGCTTCGTGATGCGTTGCTGGAACTTCGCGCTGAATAA
- the uvrA gene encoding excinuclease ABC subunit UvrA, producing MASDNIVIKGARAHNLKNIDITIPRDRFVVLTGLSGSGKSSLAFDTIYAEGQRRYVESLSAYARQFLGQMEKPDVDSIEGLSPAISIDQKTTSRNPRSTVGTVTEIYDYLRLLFARVGHPHCPDHGVEISSQTVEQMVDRIMQYPERTRLQILAPIISGRKGEHKSVFADVSKQGFVRVRVNGELRDLSEDIQLEKNKKHTIEVVVDRIVVKDDVQARLADSIETALNLSGGQLLVDIMGEEELRFSSNFACPVCGFSIEELAPRMFSFNSPFGACPDCDGLGVKMIVDPDLLVPDRSKTIEDGAFDAWTGGTSTYYPQFLKSVCEHFNIPQNVPVEDLPAEQMNKLLQGTGSEKIRFRYENDFGQRKEALVTFEGIVNNLERRYRDTASEGIREFIEGYMSAKPCGTCKGQRLKRESLAVTINDHNMAYVTSLSIGEAGRFFDTLELTEKEQTIAKLILKEINSRLGFLVNVGLDYLTLSRAAGTLSGGEAQRIRLATQIGSSLMGVLYILDEPSIGLHQRDNDRLISTLAHMRDIGNTLIVVEHDEDTMMAADYIIDIGPGAGIHGGTVMSQGTPEEIMNDENSLTGQYLSGRKFIPVRTERRSVGDRWLEVRGAKENNLKNLNVKIPVGVFTAVTGVSGSGKSTLINEILYKTLARDLNRARVRPGQHKEIRGLEHIDKVIDIDQSPIGRTPRSNPATYTGVFDDIRDLFAQTNEAKVRGYKKGRFSFNIKGGRCEACRGDGIIKIEMHFLPDVYVPCEVCKGKRYNRETLEVKYKNRNIADVLEMTVEDATQFFENIPKIHRKMQTLMDVGLGYINLGQPATTLSGGEAQRVKLASELYRRSTGKTIYILDEPTTGLHVDDIDRLLNVLHRLVDSGESVLVIEHNLDVIKTADYIVDLGPEGGSGGGTIVATGTPEDIIKVEASYTGKYLKPVLERDTERSKALQLVD from the coding sequence TTGGCGAGCGATAACATTGTCATTAAAGGCGCAAGAGCGCATAACCTGAAAAATATCGACATTACCATCCCGCGTGACCGCTTTGTTGTATTGACCGGTCTGAGTGGCTCAGGCAAGTCCTCGCTGGCTTTTGACACCATCTACGCAGAAGGACAGCGACGGTATGTCGAATCATTGTCAGCTTACGCACGGCAGTTTCTGGGACAGATGGAGAAACCGGATGTTGATTCCATTGAAGGATTGTCTCCTGCGATTTCAATAGATCAGAAAACAACAAGCCGTAACCCACGTTCCACGGTAGGAACCGTGACCGAAATTTATGATTATCTGCGTCTGTTATTTGCACGAGTGGGCCATCCACATTGTCCGGACCATGGCGTGGAGATCAGTTCCCAGACCGTAGAACAAATGGTTGACCGTATTATGCAATACCCAGAGCGTACCCGGCTACAAATTTTGGCACCCATTATCTCTGGTCGTAAGGGTGAGCACAAAAGTGTGTTTGCTGATGTATCCAAGCAGGGCTTTGTCCGTGTGCGGGTGAACGGAGAACTGCGTGACCTGTCTGAAGATATTCAATTGGAGAAAAATAAAAAGCATACCATTGAAGTCGTCGTTGACCGGATTGTTGTTAAAGATGATGTACAGGCGCGTCTGGCCGACTCTATTGAAACAGCACTTAATCTGTCTGGTGGACAACTACTCGTAGACATTATGGGCGAAGAAGAATTGCGCTTCAGTTCCAACTTTGCCTGCCCGGTGTGCGGGTTCAGTATTGAAGAACTTGCGCCGCGGATGTTCTCATTTAACAGTCCTTTCGGGGCTTGCCCGGATTGTGACGGGTTAGGTGTCAAAATGATCGTTGACCCTGATCTGCTTGTACCGGATCGCAGCAAGACGATCGAAGATGGTGCTTTTGATGCCTGGACAGGTGGCACATCCACCTATTATCCGCAGTTCTTGAAGTCAGTATGTGAGCACTTCAACATTCCGCAAAATGTACCTGTCGAAGATCTGCCCGCTGAGCAGATGAACAAGTTGTTGCAGGGTACTGGTTCGGAGAAAATCCGTTTCCGATATGAGAATGATTTTGGACAACGCAAGGAAGCACTGGTTACCTTTGAAGGTATCGTGAACAATCTGGAGCGTCGTTACCGTGATACAGCTTCTGAAGGTATCCGTGAATTTATTGAGGGTTACATGAGTGCGAAGCCTTGTGGTACGTGTAAAGGTCAGCGTCTGAAACGCGAGAGTCTTGCGGTTACAATTAATGACCACAACATGGCCTATGTGACTAGTTTGTCCATTGGTGAGGCAGGCCGATTCTTCGATACATTGGAATTGACGGAGAAGGAGCAGACGATTGCCAAACTGATTTTGAAAGAAATCAACAGCCGTCTTGGCTTCCTGGTGAATGTTGGTCTGGATTACCTTACGCTGAGTCGTGCTGCCGGAACATTGTCTGGTGGGGAAGCTCAGCGGATCAGACTGGCTACACAGATCGGTTCCAGCCTGATGGGTGTACTGTATATTCTGGATGAGCCGAGTATTGGTCTGCATCAACGGGATAATGACCGCCTGATCTCAACGCTTGCACATATGCGGGATATTGGTAACACGTTGATCGTGGTAGAACATGATGAGGATACGATGATGGCTGCGGACTATATTATTGATATTGGGCCGGGTGCAGGTATCCACGGAGGTACTGTCATGTCACAGGGTACACCGGAGGAGATCATGAACGATGAGAACTCCTTAACCGGCCAATATCTGAGTGGACGCAAGTTCATTCCTGTACGTACAGAGCGCCGTAGTGTAGGAGACCGCTGGCTGGAAGTACGCGGAGCCAAAGAAAATAACCTTAAGAATCTGAACGTGAAGATTCCAGTGGGTGTATTTACTGCGGTAACGGGCGTGTCTGGTTCAGGTAAATCCACATTGATCAATGAGATTTTGTACAAAACGCTGGCACGTGATTTGAACCGTGCTCGGGTACGTCCGGGTCAGCATAAAGAAATTCGTGGTCTCGAACATATTGATAAAGTCATTGATATTGACCAGTCGCCAATCGGGCGGACACCACGTTCTAACCCGGCTACGTATACTGGAGTCTTTGATGATATCCGGGATCTGTTTGCCCAGACGAACGAAGCCAAGGTACGTGGATATAAGAAAGGCCGATTCAGCTTTAATATCAAAGGTGGACGTTGTGAAGCCTGCCGTGGAGACGGTATTATCAAAATCGAGATGCACTTCTTGCCAGACGTTTATGTTCCTTGTGAAGTCTGCAAAGGCAAACGATACAATCGGGAAACGCTTGAAGTAAAATATAAAAACAGAAACATTGCAGATGTATTGGAAATGACAGTTGAAGATGCAACCCAATTCTTCGAGAACATTCCGAAGATCCATCGCAAAATGCAGACATTAATGGATGTAGGCTTGGGTTATATCAACTTGGGACAACCTGCAACCACATTGTCTGGTGGTGAGGCCCAGCGTGTGAAGCTCGCTTCTGAGCTGTATCGCCGCAGTACAGGGAAAACCATCTACATCCTCGATGAGCCGACAACCGGTTTGCATGTGGATGATATCGACCGTCTGCTGAACGTATTGCACCGTCTGGTGGATTCCGGAGAATCGGTGTTGGTCATTGAGCATAACCTGGATGTTATCAAAACGGCGGACTATATTGTCGATCTGGGTCCGGAAGGTGGTAGCGGTGGAGGAACCATTGTTGCAACTGGAACACCTGAGGATATCATCAAAGTGGAAGCTTCCTATACGGGCAAGTACTTGAAGCCGGTTCTGGAACGGGATACCGAGCGGAGCAAAGCACTGCAATTGGTGGACTAA